One part of the Panthera leo isolate Ple1 chromosome D4, P.leo_Ple1_pat1.1, whole genome shotgun sequence genome encodes these proteins:
- the CD4H9orf40 gene encoding uncharacterized protein C9orf40 homolog — translation MAKRRAAEPLTFHVPWKRLLLCDFPEEPPPLWIPPPGASHPGQPVGVPEPPRKRKIDAGAMTEASASPSKRRDGGDTSVPGGVEREGQGLETGEPQLLQPPVRPRGPGEEPRGARPPRGGGDDGAGRTEPPRGDWGAAPRQLNEEFWQYNTFQYWRNPLPPIDLADLEDIGEGSLREARLQGKNEVVEVDMES, via the exons ATGGCCAAGCGGCGTGCGGCCGAGCCGCTGACGTTCCACGTGCCTTGGAAGCGGCTCCTGCTCTGCGACTTCCCCGAGGAGCCGCCGCCGCTCTGGATCCCGCCGCCGGGGGCCTCGCATCCCGGGCAGCCCGTCGGCGTCCCGGAGCCGCCCCGAAAGCGCAAAATCGACGCGGGGGCTATGACTGAGGCTTCAGCTTCGCCCAGCAAGCGCCGCGACGGCGGGGACACCAGCGTTCCGGGCGGCGTGGAGCGTGAGGGCCAAGGCCTGGAGACAGGCGAGCCGCAGTTGCTGCAGCCTCCCGTGCGGCCCCGCGGGCCGGGGGAGGAGCCCCGGGGCGCCCGGCCCCCGAGGGGCGGCGGCGACGACGGGGCGGGGCGCACGGAGCCCCCACGGGGAGACTGGGGGGCCGCACCGCGCCAG CTCAATGAAGAATTCTGGCAGTATAACACCTTCCAGTACTGGAGGAATCCCCTGCCACCTATTGATCTGGCAGACCTCGAAGACATCGGCGAAGGCAGCCTGCGGGAAGCAAGGCTTCAGGGCAAGAACGAAGTGGTTGAGGTCGACATGGAGTCCTGA